In Terriglobus aquaticus, the genomic window GTCTGGGTCTCCAAAGGGCGGTACACGTCAGGCCATGAGGCCACGTCGGCTAGCGTTTCCTTGCCCAGGAGAAACTTGATGTTCTTCTTCGCCGTCGGCGTCAGGTGTTCCATGGCGACCATCGCGACCAGCTTATGACCCTGCGGTCCCCAAGCGTGGGCCGGAGTCGTGAGGCAGGGCAGCAGAAGGGCAGCACAGAGAACGGCGCGGCGCGGCAGGGTGTGCAGACGGGAGACCATGCCCAACAGCATACCGTTGCTCTACACTCCTTCCTGTAAGCGCGAGGTGAAGAGCATGGAGCGAAGGGAGTTCCTGGGCGCTGCCGCAGGTGCGGCGACGCTGGGGCTGTGGAGCAACACGACGGAGGCAGAAGGCAGTATGCAGGCGAATCCGCAAAGCAGTGAACGCGAGTTCTACCTCCTGCGCAAGTACTCCATTACGCGTGCGCAGGCAGCCGGGTGCGACCGCTTCCTGGAAACCGTGATGCTGCCGGCGCTGACCCGGCTGGGCCATCGCGACGTGGGAGTCTTTGGCCTGGAGTACGGCCCGGAAACGCCGGCCGACTACCTCCTGCTGCGGCATACGAATGCCGCGAAGCTTCTGAAGCTGCAGGAGGAACTAACCGCAGACGCGGAGTTTGCCCGCGCCGCCGGACCGTTCCAGTCTGCCGCTGCCGCAACTCCTTCCTTTCAGCGCGTCGAGGACACCCTGCTATACGCCTTTGCGGGTCACCCGGTACTCACCGTACCTGCGAAAGGCAAGCGCATCTTGCAACTGCGCACGTACGAGAGCCCGTCGGTCGCGGACCACGTGCGCAAGGTGCAGATGTTCCACTCGGGCGAGTTTGAGATCTTCGCGGCGTGTGGCATGCCAGCGGTGTTCTATTCGCAGGTAGTGGTCGGCCCGCGCATGCCGGCGCTTACCTACATGCTGCGCTTTGACAGCCTCTCCGACCTGGAGGCTCGCTGGAACCAGTTTCGGGTCAACCCGGACTGGAAGAAGCTGCAGGCAGACCCGCGGTTCAGTGGGGAAGACCTGGTCAGCAATATCAGCAATCTGGTACTTAGTCCGAAGTCGTTTTCCGCCATCTAGGGGATCAGAACCCGGTAGAAAACGGAAACTTTCAGCATCGGCATGTCGTCCTACCTGCTAGACCGGCGGGAGCGCTCACGTGAGCGCCGAGGGTTAGTCCGGTCGAAAGGTCTTTCGATGCGCATACAAACAGCATTGACGCGGTGTGTTGTGGCGGCGGCAGTAGTTCCCGCCGCTTCCAGCGTGCTGCTTGCCCAGGCAGCGGCGACGGGCGCGCAGCCAGGGGCGTCCGCGGTGCAGACCTCGGTTGGGACCGTGCAGTCGGTGAGCGCGGGCACGCTTTCGCTGAACAGCGATAAGGGTGGAAGCGTTTCCTACACGCTACCGGCTAACGTCCGGGTGCTACAGCTTGCACCGGGTAGCACCGATCTGAAGACGGCGCAGCCGGCTTCGGTCACCGACATTGCAGAAGGTGATCGTGCCC contains:
- a CDS encoding NIPSNAP family protein; this translates as MERREFLGAAAGAATLGLWSNTTEAEGSMQANPQSSEREFYLLRKYSITRAQAAGCDRFLETVMLPALTRLGHRDVGVFGLEYGPETPADYLLLRHTNAAKLLKLQEELTADAEFARAAGPFQSAAAATPSFQRVEDTLLYAFAGHPVLTVPAKGKRILQLRTYESPSVADHVRKVQMFHSGEFEIFAACGMPAVFYSQVVVGPRMPALTYMLRFDSLSDLEARWNQFRVNPDWKKLQADPRFSGEDLVSNISNLVLSPKSFSAI